A genome region from Geminicoccus roseus DSM 18922 includes the following:
- a CDS encoding sodium:calcium antiporter has translation MGFENFAIWLNLLIFAASGAFVWAAGTRLAVYVDGIAEKTGVGQAFIGMLLLGGITSLPEIATVTTASWTGNAPLAVNNLLGSASSNILLLAVADAVLGRDALTSVVAKPSTLLQGTLGILLLAGVAMVVVSGDWPVFGIGIGAWALLFLCVASLWLSSGYERRHVWEVVGDQEPPPAKSPGRPDTSLQGLVWRTALAALVILVAGFFLAQTGDAIAVQSGLGAGLVGLVLVGFATSLPELSSIIAALRIRRYEMAVGDIFGTNLFNIALIFLADLVYQGEPVLGMAGRFEAVAALLALILTGLFVLGLLERKDKTVMRMGYDALAAIVFFVVGLVVLFFLDGQ, from the coding sequence ATGGGGTTTGAGAATTTCGCGATCTGGCTGAACCTGCTGATCTTCGCCGCCAGCGGCGCCTTTGTCTGGGCGGCCGGCACCAGGCTCGCGGTCTATGTGGACGGCATCGCCGAGAAGACCGGGGTCGGCCAGGCCTTCATCGGCATGCTGCTGCTGGGCGGGATCACCTCGCTGCCGGAGATCGCCACCGTCACCACCGCGTCCTGGACCGGCAACGCGCCGCTCGCGGTCAACAACCTCCTGGGCAGCGCGTCCTCCAACATCCTGCTGCTGGCGGTGGCCGACGCGGTGCTCGGTCGCGACGCGCTGACCTCGGTGGTCGCCAAGCCCTCCACCCTGCTCCAGGGCACCCTCGGCATCCTGCTGCTGGCCGGGGTGGCGATGGTGGTGGTCAGCGGCGACTGGCCGGTGTTCGGCATCGGGATCGGCGCCTGGGCGCTGCTGTTCCTGTGCGTGGCCTCGCTCTGGCTGTCGTCCGGCTACGAGCGGCGCCATGTCTGGGAGGTGGTGGGCGACCAGGAGCCGCCGCCGGCGAAAAGCCCCGGCCGGCCGGACACCTCCCTGCAGGGCCTGGTCTGGCGCACCGCGCTCGCCGCCCTGGTGATCCTGGTGGCCGGGTTCTTCCTGGCGCAGACCGGCGACGCCATCGCGGTGCAGAGCGGCCTGGGCGCCGGGCTGGTCGGCCTGGTCCTGGTGGGCTTCGCCACCTCGCTGCCCGAGCTCAGCTCGATCATCGCCGCGTTGCGCATCCGCCGCTACGAGATGGCGGTGGGCGACATCTTCGGCACCAACCTGTTCAACATCGCCCTGATCTTCCTGGCCGACCTGGTCTACCAGGGCGAGCCGGTGCTGGGCATGGCCGGCCGGTTCGAGGCGGTGGCGGCCCTCTTGGCCCTGATCCTGACCGGCCTGTTCGTGCTGGGCCTGCTGGAGCGCAAGGACAAGACCGTCATGCGCATGGGCTACGACGCGCTGGCGGCGATCGTCTTCTTTGTGGTGGGTCTGGTGGTCCTGTTCTTCCTGGACGGGCAATGA
- a CDS encoding GMC family oxidoreductase N-terminal domain-containing protein, translated as MTSFDYVVVGAGSAGCVLADRLSESGRFSVLVLEAGGHDRRPWIKLPVGYGRCFHDERINWRYTAEPDPGLDNRAGYWPRGRVVGGSSSINALVWCRGLPHDFDDWQDAGNPGWGWAEVEPVFQRLERRIDRHGVASGEGPMCIADVSDEAHPVKERFFAAARELGLPRSEDFNGPSPEGVGIYAITRRKGLRCSAADAFLRPALRRKNVELRTGAVVTRIVLDQGRAVAVQFERDGAAWTVQARVSVILSAGAVASPQLLQLSGIGPGALLQEHGIEVALDRQAVGSHLQDHLALTYGYRSRVATLNAELVPWRGKIRAALRYGLGRGGPLSLSVNQCGGFVRAAPDRPHPDIQLYFNPLTYTMVSGRRRPLNVPDRASGFFLCFQPTRPTSRGRIEIRSPDWRLPPRIQPNSLSTDKDRDDAVAGGRLLRAMVQTEAMRALIERPIGPDIGVMDDQAILDDFRARASTVFHPVSTCRMGPDPKDAVVDPSLRVHGIEGLRVVDASVFPSITSGNTNAPTIMLAHKAAEVILRDAAGG; from the coding sequence ATGACGAGCTTCGACTATGTGGTTGTCGGCGCCGGCTCGGCCGGCTGCGTGCTGGCGGACCGGTTGTCCGAGAGCGGGAGGTTCAGCGTGCTGGTGCTGGAGGCCGGCGGCCATGACCGGCGCCCCTGGATCAAGCTGCCGGTCGGCTACGGGCGCTGCTTCCACGACGAGCGGATCAACTGGCGCTACACCGCCGAGCCCGATCCCGGCCTGGACAACCGGGCCGGCTACTGGCCGCGCGGCCGGGTGGTCGGCGGCTCCAGCTCGATCAACGCCCTGGTCTGGTGCCGCGGCCTGCCCCACGATTTCGACGACTGGCAAGACGCCGGCAATCCCGGCTGGGGCTGGGCGGAGGTGGAGCCGGTGTTCCAGCGGCTGGAGCGGCGCATCGACCGCCACGGCGTGGCGTCCGGCGAGGGGCCGATGTGCATCGCCGATGTCAGCGACGAGGCCCATCCGGTCAAGGAGCGCTTCTTCGCCGCCGCCCGCGAGCTGGGCCTGCCGCGCAGCGAGGACTTCAACGGCCCAAGCCCGGAAGGGGTCGGGATCTATGCGATCACCCGGCGCAAGGGCCTGCGCTGCTCGGCGGCCGACGCGTTCCTGCGCCCGGCGCTGCGGCGCAAGAACGTCGAGCTGCGCACCGGCGCGGTGGTCACCCGGATCGTCCTGGACCAGGGCCGCGCCGTGGCGGTGCAGTTCGAGCGGGATGGCGCGGCCTGGACGGTGCAGGCGCGGGTCAGCGTGATCCTGAGCGCCGGGGCGGTGGCCTCGCCGCAGCTTTTGCAGCTGTCCGGGATCGGGCCGGGGGCGCTGTTGCAGGAGCACGGCATCGAGGTGGCGCTCGACCGCCAGGCGGTGGGCTCCCACCTGCAGGACCATCTGGCGCTGACCTATGGCTACCGCTCCCGGGTCGCCACCCTGAACGCCGAGCTGGTGCCCTGGCGGGGCAAGATCCGCGCCGCCCTGCGCTACGGGCTCGGCCGGGGCGGGCCGCTGTCGCTCAGCGTCAACCAGTGCGGCGGCTTCGTGCGCGCGGCCCCCGACCGGCCGCATCCCGACATCCAGCTTTATTTCAACCCGCTCACCTACACCATGGTGAGCGGGCGGCGGCGGCCGCTCAACGTGCCGGACCGGGCGTCCGGCTTCTTCCTGTGCTTCCAGCCGACCCGGCCGACCAGCCGGGGGCGGATCGAGATCCGCTCGCCGGACTGGCGGCTGCCGCCCCGGATCCAGCCGAACTCGCTGTCCACCGACAAGGACCGGGACGATGCGGTCGCCGGCGGCCGGCTCCTGCGGGCGATGGTGCAGACCGAGGCGATGCGGGCTTTGATCGAGCGGCCGATCGGCCCGGACATCGGCGTGATGGACGACCAGGCGATCCTGGACGACTTCCGGGCGCGCGCCAGCACGGTGTTCCACCCGGTCAGCACCTGCAGGATGGGCCCGGATCCGAAAGACGCGGTGGTCGACCCGTCGCTGCGGGTGCATGGGATCGAGGGCTTGCGGGTGGTGGACGCCTCGGTGTTTCCCTCGATCACCTCGGGCAACACCAACGCGCCGACCATCATGCTGGCGCACAAGGCCGCCGAAGTGATCCTGCGCGACGCCGCCGGCGGCTGA